The following proteins come from a genomic window of Actinomycetota bacterium:
- a CDS encoding sugar phosphate isomerase/epimerase — protein MKIALDPYMLRTVPLAELPGVVAELGYEHIELSPREDLIPFFVHPRADKAT, from the coding sequence ATGAAGATCGCCCTCGACCCGTACATGCTGCGGACGGTCCCCCTGGCCGAGCTGCCAGGGGTGGTGGCCGAGCTCGGCTACGAGCACATCGAGCTGTCGCCGCGGGAGGACCTCATTCCGTTCTTCGTCCACCCGCGGGCCGACAAAGCCACCAT
- a CDS encoding ATP-binding cassette domain-containing protein, whose amino-acid sequence MTATADTRTDAPLVRLTDAGKNYGNIIALQGVTLDVGASEVTCVLGDNGAGKSTLIKIIAGLHQHTHGSYEVEGDDVRFDSPREALDRGIATVYQDLAVVPLMPVWRNFFLGNEVRKGPAMDIAGMRTTAKQELLDMGIDLRDVDQPIGTLSGGERQCVAIARAVHFGAKVLILDEPTAALGVKQSGVVLRYIIQAKERGLGVIFITHNPHHAYPVGDNFLILKRGRSIGYWSKSEITMGELTGLMAGGSELEELTHELEAAGTESSGLREVAHVFEQEVAELHVGGSSGQGTPPSGNTDPRQEPPQP is encoded by the coding sequence ATGACCGCCACAGCCGACACCAGGACCGACGCGCCGCTGGTCAGGCTCACCGACGCCGGCAAGAACTACGGCAACATCATCGCCCTCCAGGGCGTCACGTTGGACGTCGGGGCGTCCGAGGTGACCTGCGTGCTCGGGGACAACGGGGCCGGCAAGTCGACCCTGATCAAGATCATCGCCGGGCTGCACCAGCACACCCACGGCAGCTACGAGGTCGAGGGCGACGATGTGCGCTTCGACTCGCCCCGCGAGGCCCTCGACCGCGGCATCGCCACCGTCTACCAGGACCTGGCCGTGGTGCCGCTGATGCCGGTGTGGCGCAACTTCTTCCTCGGCAACGAGGTCCGCAAGGGCCCGGCCATGGACATCGCCGGCATGCGCACCACCGCCAAGCAGGAGCTGCTCGACATGGGCATCGACCTGCGCGACGTCGACCAGCCGATCGGCACCCTCTCGGGCGGCGAGCGCCAGTGCGTGGCCATCGCCCGCGCGGTCCACTTCGGGGCCAAGGTGCTGATCCTGGACGAGCCGACGGCCGCCCTCGGCGTCAAGCAGTCCGGCGTGGTGCTCCGCTACATCATCCAGGCCAAGGAGCGCGGCCTGGGCGTCATCTTCATCACCCACAACCCCCACCACGCCTACCCGGTCGGCGACAACTTCCTCATCCTCAAGCGGGGCCGCAGCATCGGCTACTGGAGCAAGAGCGAGATCACCATGGGCGAGCTGACCGGCCTCATGGCCGGAGGCTCGGAGCTGGAGGAGCTCACCCACGAGCTCGAGGCGGCCGGCACCGAGAGCTCCGGGCTGCGGGAGGTCGCCCACGTGTTCGAGCAGGAGGTGGCCGAGCTGCACGTCGGCGGGTCGAGCGGGCAGGGGACGCCGCCGTCCGGCAACACCGACCCCCGGCAGGAGCCGCCGCAGCCATGA